One Ornithinicoccus hortensis genomic window, GATCTCCCACTCGTCCTTGACCAGGCGCAGCGTGGACAGGAAGCGGGCCAGCTCCACGTCCTCCTCGGTCTGCGCCTGCGCCTCGTCCTGCGGCTGGGTCCCGGCCTGCGTCCGGACCGAGGCGACCTGGGCGGTCACGTCCTGGTCCGCATCCGGCACGACCCGCAGCCGGACCACGCCGGCGTCCTTGGCCAGTGCGTCCGGCAGTTCGTCCAGGTGCCGGGTGGTGATCCCGAGCTCGGCGGTCATGCTCTCCAGCGTCGGGCGGGCGCCGACCCAGAACTCTCCGACGCGGGAGTCGGCGAAGAACTCCTCGCTGTCCCGGTCGGCGAGGGGGAGGAAGTAGAGGACCGCCTCGTGGCCGCCCTCCTCGAGCGGGTGCAGCACGAGCACGGCGTCCGGCTCGCGGTCCGCGCCGAGCCCGGTCAGGTGGGCGAAGGCGCTGTGCGGCCGGAACACGTAGTCGGTGTCGTTGCTGCGCACCTTCAACCCGCCGGCGGGGACGACCAGCCGTTCCCCCGGGAAGGCGTCCGACAGCGCCTGCCGGCGACGGGCGGCATACGGCGCGAAGGCTGCCTCCTGCGGCAACGTGTCCGGGCGGGGAGCCCACCCCGAGGCCACGAAGGCACGGAACTCCTCGCTCGTCGGACGGCTGCGGTGGCCCACCTTGATCTGCTTCTCACTCACCCTCCCATCGTCGCACGGTCGGTTCGGTGGCGGGCTGCGGTGGTGCCTACGCTTGGTCCGTGGCCACACGTCCCGAGCGCCGACCAGCCAGCCCGCCCTCCGGCGCCGACATCACCGGGCCCCAGGTCAGGCCGGTCCCTCGGGTGGGCAAGGTGTGGCGGGACCGGGCGCAGTGGGTGGTCCGCGGCGTGGGTCCGCCCACCGTCCCGATCGGCCTGCCCGGTCACGACGACGAGGTCACCCAGCGGCACGCCCGCATGGTCATCGACCTCGCCCTCCGGATCGGGGAGGCGATGCTCTCCACCGGGGCGTCCGCGGCCGACGTGGTCACCAACGTGCTGCGGGTGATGACCAGCTACGACATCCGCCAGGCGCACATCGACATCACCTTCACCTCGATCGAGGTCTCGATCAACCGGGGCGTGGACGAGGACCCGCTGACCGTGATGCGGGTCGTCTCGGTCCGGTCGCCCGACTACTCCCGCCTGCAACGGGTCCAGGACCTGGTGTCCCGCATCGTGGAGCCGGACGGCCTCGAGGACCGGATGCTGGTCCAGGAGGCCCGCCAGGAGCTGGGCAAGGTGCTGGCCCAGCCGCACCCCTACCGCCGGTGGGTGGTCACGGCCGGTTTCGCGCTGCTCGCGGCCGCCGTCACGGCCCTGTTCGGTGCCCAGCCCGGGATGTGGCTCGTCGCCGCGATCAGCGCCACCGTGGTGGACCGGGTCACCCGGGCCCTGGCCCGGTTCGGCGTGGCCGCCTTCTTCAACCAGGCGATCGGTGCGGCGATCCCGACGACGATCGCGGTGCTGCTCTCCTGGGCGATGGACCAGGGCATCAACGTGGCCGGGGTGCAGTCACCGTCCCTGGTGGTCATCTCCGGGATCATCGTGCTGCTGGCCGGGCTCACCGTGGTCGGTGCCGCCGAGGACGCGCTGGACGGGTACTACGTGACGGCCGGGGCCCGGGGGCTGGAGGTGCTGATCCTGACCGCGGGCATCGCGACCGGGATCTCGGTGGTGCTCGCCATCGCCGGCGCCTTCGAGGTGCCGATGGAGGTCGTCCCGACGGTCCGGGTCGACGGCTCCGCGGTGACCAACACCTTCGCGGCCGTCCTGGTCGGCATCGGCTTCGCGATGTCCACCTACACCGGCTTCCGCGGGATCGTGGTGGCCGCGGCGGCGGCCGGCACCGGGTGGGTCGCCTACGAGCTGATGGCGCTCCTGGGATTCGGCAACGCGATGACGGTGGGGGTGGCCGCCGCGGTAGTCGGGGCGTTCGGGTATGCCGCGCACCGCACCTTCCGGGTGCCAGAACTGGCGATCACCACGGCCGGGATCGTCTCGTTGCTGCCCGGACTCGCGGTCTACCGGGCGCTGTTCTGGATGATGGAGGACTCGGCCGGGCTGGTGAGCACCGCGATGGTCGAGGGGTTCCGCGCGGTCTCGATCGCTCTCGGGTTGGCCGCCGGTGTCTCCATCGGCGGCTTCGCCGCCCGGCACGCCTTCGGCCTGGACCGGGCCGCGGTGCGGGCCCGGAGGCGCGCGCGGGGCTCCTTCAGCTGAGCGGGGTGACCACCCGAGCGGGGGCACCGGTCGCCCGGCGCCCCCGTCCGACGGAGGTCAGTCCTGCCACTCCCAGGTGTCGAGGATCTCGGTGAGGAGGGCCTCACCCTCCTCCTGCTGGCTGGCCGCGGTCGACAGGGTCAGCACGTAGAGGGTGTCCCCGTGGTTCACCCAGCGCTGCGTCTGCGCGATCTCGGTGCCGTTCTGCTCGCGCAGCAGCGTGTAGCCGAAGGCCTCCTCGCCACCGATCTCGATCGGGTCCAGCAGCTCGTAGGAACCGTCGTCACCCACGAGGTCCTCGGCGGCGGCCTCGATGGTGCCCTCGATGTCGTCGATCGCCGGCTCGCCGGTGATCACCACGTTGTTGAAGAAGTCGTCGCTCATCTCGCCGGCGCGGACGGCGACCTCGACGTCCTCCGCCACCAAGCTCCGCACGTCGGTCCAGCCGTCGGGCACGGTGAGGGTGAAGGCGCCGTCGGCGGAGGTGACCGGTCCGGTCGCCCCCTCCTCCGGGGCCTCGGTGGTCTCCTCCGCCTCGTCCGCGGGGGCCTCCGTGGTCTCCTCGGCATCGTCGGCCGGGGCCTCCGTGGTCTCCTGCGCCTCGTCGTCGCCGGCGTCCTCGGTGGCCGAGGAGGTGTCGGTCGTGGTCACCACGGGGTCGTCGTCCCCAGAGCATCCGGCCAGCAGGGCGGTGGCCAGCAGGGCCGCCGCGAGCGGGGTGGTGCGGGCGAGGTGACGACGCGTCATAGACAAGCTCCTTGGGTCGGGCGGTGGGCCGCCGCGGGGTTCGTGGTCCGTTCCCAGTATGACCGGCCCCGGCCTAGGGTGGCGTCGTGAGGATCGACCTGCATACCCACTCAAACCGTAGCGACGGCACGGAAACCCCTGCCGTCGTGGTGGAGACGGCCGCCGCAGCGGGTCTCGATGTGATCGGTCTCACGGACCACGACGTGACCAGCGGGTGGGCCGAGGCCGACCGGGTGGGGCAGCAGTTGGGGGTGAGCGTGGTCCCGGGGATCGAGGTGTCCTGTAGCCACCGCGGCATCTCGGTGCACATGCTGGGCTACCTCTTCGACCCGACGAGCGCGGACCTGGTGGCCGACCTGACCCGGTCCCGGGAGTCGCGGGTGGGGCGGATCAGGAAGATGGCCGAACTGCTACAGGCCGACGGCTACCCGGTGAGCTACCAGGCGGTGCTGGACCACGCCCGGGACGAGGCCACCCTCGGGCGCCCGCACCTGGCCGACGCGCTCGTCACTGCCGGTGTGGTCGAGCACCGCAATGCCGCCTTCGAGTCGCTGCTGGCCCGGGACGGCGGGTACTACGTGTCACACTACGCCCCCACCCCGCGGGACATGGTCCGGTTGATCGAGGCCGCGGGCGGGGTGACCGTGCTGGCCCACCCGTTCGCCCAGACCCGGGGCGAGGTCGTGGGCGACGAGGTGATCGAGGAGCTCGCCGAGGCGGGGCTGACCGGCATCGAGGTGGACCACCGGGACCACTCGCCCGCGGCACGGACGAGGGCAGCCGACCTGGCGGCGCGGCTCGGGTTGCTCCCCACCGGCTCCAGCGACTACCACGGGGACACGGGCAAGCCGAACCGGCTGGGGGAGAACACCACCTCGCCCGAGGTGCTGACCGCACTCCTGGAGCGGGCCAGCGGGCACCCGATGCTCGGGGCCCCGCTGGGCTGACCGGCCGGAGCCGGCCGGGTCCTACTCGCCGGCGGTACCCGAGGGCTGGGTGCTGGGGCCGCGACGGCGACGCTGCCGGCTCCGGGTGCGCTTCGGGGCGCCCTCCGTGCCCTCGCCGCGGCGTCCACCGTGGCCGTCGCCCCGGCCGTCCCGACCCTGGCCACCGGAGCGACCACCGCCGGACCGGCCCCCGCCCGAGCGGCCGCCGCCGGAGCGACCGCCACCGGAGCGCCCGCCCCGGTCGCCACCACGACGACCACTGCGCTGACCGCCACCGCGACCCGTCTCGCCCAGGTCCTCCAGGACCTCGGCGTCCAGGCCCTCGCGGGTGCGGGCGCTGCGGGGCAGCGTGCCCTTGGTGCCCGCGGGGATGTACAGGTCCTCGTACAGGTGCGGGGAGGAGGAGTAGGTCTCGACCGGCTCCGGGATGCCCAGGTCCAGGGTCTTGTTGATCAGTCCCCACCTGGGCATGTCGTCCCAGTCCACGAAGGTCACGGCCACGCCGGTGGCGCCGGCGCGGCCGGTCCGGCCGATCCGGTGCAGGTAGGTCTTCTCGTCCTCGGGGCACTGGAAGTTGATCACGTGCGTGACCGCCTCCACGTCGATGCCGCGGGCGGCCACGTCGGTGGCGACCAGCACGTCGACCTTCCCGTTGCGGAAGGCGCGCATCGCCTGCTCGCGGGCGCCCTGGCCGAGGTCCCCGTGCAGGGCGGCCGCCGCGAAGCCCCGGGACGACAGGTCGTCGGCGACCTTGGCCGCGGTGCGCTTGGTGCGCGCGAAGATCATCGTGAGGCCGCGGCCCTCCGACTGCAGGATCCGCGCGACCATCTCGACCTTGTCCATCGCGTGGGCCCGGTAGACGAACTGCTCGACGGCGGCGACGGTGTGCCCCTCGTCGGTCTCGCCCATCGCCCGGATGTGGGTCGGCTGGGTCATGTAGCGGCGGGCCAGGGACACGACGGCCCCGGGCATGGTGGCGCTGAACAGCATCGTCTGCCGGCCCGCCGGGGTGAGCGCCAGGATCTTCTCGACGTCGGGCAGGAAGCCCAGGTCGAGCATCTCGTCGGCCTCGTCGAGGACGACGATCCGGGCGTGCCCCAGGTCTAGGTGGCCCTGGTTGGCGAGGTCGAGCAGCCGGCCGGGGGTGCCGACCACGATCTCCACGCCCTTGCGCAGCGCCTCGACCTGCGGCTCGTAGGCGCGACCGCCGTAGACGGTGAGCACCCGCATCCCGCGCTTGGCGCCGGCCTTGGTGAGGTCGGCCGCGACCTGGACGGCCAGCTCACGGGTCGGGGCGACGGCCAGCGCCTGGGGCTTCCCAGGGGCGGCCAGGTCGGCGAAGCCGTCGTCGTTCGGACCGACCGCGTTCTGCAGCATCGGCACCCCGAAGCCGAGCGTCTTGCCGGTGCCGGTCTTGGCCTGGCCGATGATGTCGTGACCTCCGAGGGCCACCGGCAGGGTCATCGACTGGATGGGGAACGGGTGGACGATGCCCTGGTCGGCCAGGGCGCTGACGATGTCGGGGTGGACGTTGAAGTCCGCGAACGTGCGGGTTTCTTCCATGGTGGGACTGTCTTTCCGGTCGGGGGGCACGCGGGTCAGTGGGCGCGTGGCAAAGTCAACGCGAGGTGTGCCCCTGCACTGTGGGCCGATCGGAGTCAAGTCCTTCGGTGGCTGCCTCTGACAGCCGGTGCATCGTGCCGACCGGGCACCGTATGTCCGGCCAGTGTATCGCCCGATGGCAGTAGGTTGGCACCATGACTGGTGATGTGGTGTCGCAGGAGCCCCCGCAGGGGTCCGGGACGGTGGACCAGGGTGCGCTGGCGGACCTGTTCGGCGCGCTGGCGTATGCCGAGCTGACGGCGAGCCTGCAGATGGCCGCGGACGCGGCGCGGGCGCCCAGCATCCCGGTCCAGTCGGCGCTCGGCCGGATGATGACGGTCGAGTTCGGGCAGTTCGAGCGTCTCACGGCCCGACTCGCCGAGTTGGGGCGGGACCCGGAGGAGGCGATGGCTCCGTTCGTCCCCGCGATCCGGGCGTACCACGACCGGACGACCCCCAGCGACTGGCTGGAGGGCCTGGTGAAGGCCTATGTCGGGGACGGGATCGCACGCGACTTCTACCGGGAGGTCGCTGTCCACCTCGAGCCGCTGGACCGGGCGCTGGTCGAGCAGGTCCTCGGGGACGGCGACCAGGACGACCTGGTGGTCGCCTCGGTCACCGAGGCCATCGAGAAGGACCCCAGGCTCGCCGGCCGGCTGGCCCTGTGGGGTCGACGGTTGGTCGGCGAGGCGATCGCCCAGACCCAGTACGTCATGGTCGAGCGGGACTCCCTGGCCTCGGTGATCGTCGGGGGAGGGCTGGGGTCCGGTCTGGACCTAGCCGAGTTCGGCCGGATGATCACCCGGCTCACCGAGGCCCACGCCGCGCGGATGCAGCGGCTGGGGCTGACGGCCTGAGCGGACTGCCGCTGCCGGCACCGACACAGCCAGAGGGCGCGGCCGCCGGTGCGGTCGCGCCCTCTGGCTGTGCTGTGCGTGGCGTGTGTCAGACCTTCTTGCCCGCCACGGCGCCGTAGATGAGGATCAGCACCGCAGCGACCACGATGCCGATGAAGAAGGCGATCCAGTCGATGCCCTTGGTGTCGGTGTTGCCGCTCAGCCAGGTGTAGATCAGCGAGCCGCCCAGCGAACCCAGGGCTCCGAGCCCGATCGTGATGGGAACGGAGATGTTCTGCTTGCCCGGCAGGACCAACCGGGCCAGGGGACCGATGATGCACCCAGCGATGAGTGCCCCGATGATGGTTCCGATCATGTTCGTGCCTTTCGAGCTGGATACCCCAGACAGCGGATATCGGATGTCTCACCTGTCACAGGAGTCACAGATGACGCGCCCCCAGCATAGGACCGGGCGGTAGGCGGCGCAGCCCGACACGCTTCCGTGACCGGGTCGTGACCTGTCGGTGCGGCGTGCGCCGACGGGGCACGCGGCACCGGCCTCTGGCTCAGCCGCGGCCGAAACCGACCCGCGGCTGCTCGGGGGAGCCGATCTCGACGTAGCCCACGGAGCTCACCGGGACGATGACCTTGCCGCCCTTCTCGTCGGTCAGGCTCAGCACGCCGGTGCCGCTCTCCACCGCGGCGGACACCGCGGCCTCCACCTCTTCCGCCGACTGTGCCGACTCCAGGCTGACCTCGCGGGCCACCTCGCGCACACCGATCCGAATTTCCATCACGACCTCCTCATGGGGGCGGACCGTCCCGTGGGCCGGTCCGACGAACTGTGTTGTGGGACGTATGTCTGTCGCCAGGGACAACTCACCTAGCCGGCGGATCCTTCCGCGCGGATCAGCGGCATCGCGCCCAGACCGCGCCAGGCGACCTGTGCGACCAGGTCGGCGGCCTGCTCCCGGGCGACCGGCCGGCCCTCGGCGACCCAGCGCTCGGCGCAGGACTGCGCGAGGCCGATGCAGGCCGTGCCCAGCAGCGCCGCCTGCTCCCCGGGGAGCCCGGTGTCCTCCTGGATGGTCCCGGCGACGGCTCCGGCGCAGGCCTCGACGACCCGGGTGAGCCGGGAGCGCACCTCCGGGTCGGAGGACTGGTCGGAGTCGAAGATCAACCGGTAGCCGGGGTCGTGGTCGACGAACTCGAAGTAGGCGCCCACGCAGGCGGCCACCCGTTCGGCATTGTCCGACGTGGAGTCCAGCGCCGCCCGCACCAGCGCGACCAACCGGTCGGCCTGCAGGTCCACCAGGCCCAGGTAGAGGTCCTGTTTGCTGGCGAAGTGCTGGTAGAGCACGGGTTTGGACACGCCCGCCCGCTCGGCGATGTCGTCCATGGCCGTGGCGTGGTAGCCCTTGTGCACGAACGACTCCTGGGCGGCTTGTAGCAACTGGGCGCGACGTTCCGTGCGGTTCATCCGCCGCCGGGTCGTGCTGATGGGTCTGCTCACGGTCCTCCTCCTCAGCAGTTCGCAATCCTACGTGGCCCCGAGGGCGATTCCCGCCCCGCCTATCCTGGCGCGATGGGACGGGCGCGGTCGAACGGAGCGGGGGACCTGCCGGAGTTCGCCGAGATCGTCCTCGACCTCGTCGACCGGGTGCCGCCCGGACGGGTACTCAGCTACGGCGATGTCGCCGAGCTGGTGGAGCGCGGCGGGCCGCGGCAGGTGGGTCAGGTGCTCGGCCGCTACGGCAGCCTCACCTGCTGGTGGCGGGTGGTCATGGCCGACGGGTCGCCTCCGCCCGGTCACGAGGACCGCGCCAGGGCGCGCTGGGACGCCGAGGGGATCCCCCGGCGGGGCGGCCGGGTGGACATGGGCCGCGCCCGGTGGTCCGGCCCGACGCCTGCCGACGGTGGTGTCGGTGGGTCCTGATGGACTGTCCGGGATGACTGCACCAAGACTCGACGCCGGACAGGCCGCCGCCGTTGCCCACCGCGGCGGGGTCCTCCAGGTCGTCGGGGGCCCCGGCACCGGCAAGACGACGGTCGCGGTCGAGGCCGTCGCGGACCGGGTCCACCGGGACGGCCTCCCGGCCGACAGCGCCCTGTTGCTGGCCCCGACCCGGGTGGCAGCCGGCGCGCTGCGGGTGGCCGTCACCCGGCGGCTGGCGGCCACCACGACCGAGCCGCTCGCCCGGACCCCTTCCGCCCTGGCATTCGCGGTCCTGCGCCAGGCGGCGGCGCTCGGTGGTGAGCCGGCGCCCCGCCTCCTGTCCGGCGCGGAGCAGGACCTGATCCTGTCCGACCTGCTGGCCGGGCACGCAGCGGGGAGTGCTCCCGCGCCGGAGTGGCCCGACTCGGTCCGGGGGGCGCTGGGCACTCGCGGCTTCCGTGACCAGTTGCGCGACCTGCTGATGCGCGCGGTGGAGCACGGCCTGGACCCCGCCGACCTGATGGACCTGGCGCAGCGCCACCAGCGCCCGGAGTGGCGGGCCGCGGCGCAGGTCCTGGAGGAGTATGACCAGGTCACAGCCCTGCGCAGCCCCGGGGCGTTCGACCCCGCCTGGATCTGCACGGCCGCGGCGGACCTGCTGGAGGAGGACCCGGCAGCGGCGCGGCGGGTCCGCCGGGCGCTGCGCCTGGTGGTCGTCGACGACGCCCACGAACTCACCGCATCCGCCTCCCGGCTGCTGCGCGCGATGCACGACCCGGCGACGGACCTGCTGTTGCTGGGCGACGGTGACCTGACGGTGCAGGGCTTCCGCGGGGCCGACCCGGCGCGGTTCGACCGGGTCGCGGCCGACCTCGCGGGCCCGGACGGACCGACCAGGGTGGTGCTGACGACCCAGCACCGGATGCCCGAGGACCTCGCCACGGCGGCACGGCGGGTGGCCGACCGGATCGGGGTCAGCACCGGCACCGCCCACCGAGCGACAACGGCCAGCCGTCCGGGTGGTGGGTGCGCGGTGGTGACCGTCCGCACCACCGCCCAGGAGACGGCATACGTGGCGGACCGGCTGCGGCGGGCCCACCTGCTGGAGGGGGTGCCGTGGTCCCGGATGGCGGTGATCGCCCGGAGCCGCGGCCGACACGACGGGTTGCGGCGCGGCTTCGCCTCGGCCGGGGTCCCGGTGGTGGTGCCCGGGGGCACCCTGCCGCTGCGGGACGAGCCCGTGGTCCGCGCCCTGCTCACGGCGTTCGCGGTGGCGCTGCGGGACGCGGCACCCGATGGTCAGCAGCCGGGGCCCACCCCGGAAGAGGCCGTCGACCTGGTCACGTCGGTGCTGGGGGGTGCCGATCCCGTGACCCTGCTCCGATTGCGGCGCGCACTGCGCGTCCGGGAGCACGGCCTCGGCTCGATGAGGGCACCCGAGGAGGCGCTCGCGGAGCTGCTGGCGGGGCCTGTCGCGGAACTGGCCGATGATCCGGACCTCGGAGCGGCGCGCGCCGTCGCGCGGGTGTTGCAGGCGGGTCGCGCGGCGGCCCCGCGGCTCGACTCCGGGCACCTGGCCGCGGACGTGACGGCCGAATCGGTCCTGTGGTCCTTGTGGCAGGCCTCCGGGCTCTCCGACCGCTGGGCCCGGCAGGCGGTGGAGGGCGGCGCCGCGGGGGTCCGGGCCGACCACGACCTCGACGCCGTGATGATGCTGTTCGACGCGGCCTCGAGCTATGTCGAGCGGTTGCCGGGGATGGGGCCGGCCGGCTTCCTCGAGCACGTCGCCGCCCAGGAGGTGAGGCCGGACAGCCTCGTCGCCCGGGCCCGGCCTGACGAGGCGGTGGAGATCCTCACCCCCCAGGGGGCGGCCGGGCGGGAGTGGGACCTCGTCGCCGTCGTCGGCGTGCAGGAGGGGGTCTGGCCCGACCTCCGGCTCCGCGACACCCTGCTCGGGTCGGAGGCGCTGGTCAGCGCCCTGCGCGGTCGACCCTTCGAGGGACCGGAGGGGGTCCGGGCCGCCCAGGGCCAGGTCCGGGCCGACGAGACCCGGCAGTTCTACAGCGCGATCACCCGTTCGCGCGCCGACCTGGTCGTGACCGCGGTGGCCGGCACGGAGGAACAGCCGTCGTCGTTCCTGGACCTGCTGGACCCGGACGGCACCGGGCGCCGGGTCGAGGTCGTGCCGCCCGCACTGACCCTCCGGGGGCTGGTCGCCGGGCTCCGGCGGGACCTCGTGCTGGCGCACCGTGGCGGTGACCTCGCCGCCCGGGACCGGGCCGCGGCCCGGTTGGAGCGGTTGGCCGCCGAGGGGATCACCGGGGCCGACCCCGACTCGTGGTGGGAGGCGCGGGCGGTGTCCGACGGGCGGCCGCTGCAGGAGACGGGCCCGGTGCGGGTATCCCCATCGCGGGTGCAGACCTTCGACGAGTGCGCGCTGCGGTGGCTGTTGTCCAGCCGTGGTGGCGACCCGGGGGGCGCGGCGTCGGCTTCCCTCGGGACGCTCGTGCACGACGTCATCTCCGAGCAGCCGGAGGCCGACCTGGAGACGCTCGACGCGGCGCTGGAGGAGCGTTGGCCCGAACTGGGGCTGGGGCACGGCTGGGCCGACCGGCGGGACCGGGACCGGGCCAGGGACATGCTGCGTCGCTATGTCGGCTATGTCGACAGCAGCCGGGCGGCCGGCTACGAGTTGGCGGCGGTGGAGATCGACCTCGACGTCCCGGTCGGGTCGGCCCGGATCACGGGGCGGGCCGACCGGGTGGAGCGCGACCCCGAGGGCAGGTTGCGGATCGTGGACCTGAAGACCGGGGCCAGCAAGCCGACGGCGCCGGAGGTCGCGCGGCACCCCCAGCTCGGGGTCTACCAGGTGGCGGTGAGCGCCGCCGAGGACCTGGTGGGCGAACCGGGCGACGAGGGGCCCGTCCAGGACCCTGCCGAGTCCGGTGGCGCGGCCCTCGTGCACATCGGCCGCGCCGCCGGCAAGGCCGCGTCCGTGCAGCCGCAGCGGCCGCTCAGGGACGATGACGATCCGCGGTGGGCGCACGACCTGCTGGAACGCACCGCCGTCGGCATGGCCGGGTCCAGCTTCCCGGCCACGGTGGGTGGCTGGTGCCGCACCTGTGCGGTCAAGTTCAGCTGCCCGCTGCAGCCGGAGGGGAGGACTCTGCGATGAGCCTGTCCGCGCACGACATCGCCGCGGCCGTGGGCAGTCCGCCCCCCACCCCCCAGCAGACCGCGGTCATCGAGGCGCCCCTCGAGCCGACGCTGGTCGTCGCGGGCGCCGGGTCGGGCAAGACCGAGACGATGGCGGCGCGGGTCGTCTGGCTGGTCACCAACGGACTGGTCCGTCCGGAGGAGGTCCTCGGCCTGACCTTCACCCGCAAGGCCTCGATCGAGCTCGCCGAGCGGATCGGCACCCGGCTGCGTGCGGTGCGGGATGCCGGGCTGTGGCGGACCGAGGACGACGGGGAGGCGTCGGCGCTGCCGACGGTCTCCACCTACCACGCCTACGCGGGACGGCTGGTGACCGAGCACGGGCTGAGGATCGGCATCGAGCCGGAGTCGCGGTTGTTATCGGAGGCGGCCAGCTGGCAGTTGGCCGGGCAGGTCGTGCGCACCTACGACGGCGATATGGACGAGGTGCCGCTGGCGGTGTCCACCGTGACCGAGGCCCTGCTGTCGGTGTCGGGGGAGCTCGCCGAACACCTCGTCGAACCGGACCAGGCCCAGGAGTTCCTGAGCCGGCTGGCGGAGCGGGTGGCGGCGTTGCCGGGCAAGGACCACCGGAAGCCGCTGAAGGTCGGCGCCGAGATGGCGCGGGACCTGCGCAACATGGCCAGGGTCTACCCGCTGGTGCAGGAGTACCGCGCGCTCAAGGCATCGCTGCGCTCCCTCGACTTCGCCGACCAGATGGCGGCGGCCGCCCGGATCGCGCGTGATCTCCCGGCGGTCGGTGTGCTGGAGCGGCAACGGTTCAGGGCGGTCCTGCTCGACGAGTTCCAGGACACCAGCGAGGCGCAGATGGTCCTGCTGGAGTCGCTGTATGCCGGGCACCCCCTGCCGGTCACAGCCGTCGGGGACCCGAACCAGTCCATCTACGGCTGGCGCGGCGCCAGCGCGACCACCCTGACCCGCTTCCCGGAACGCTTCCGTGCCGGGGGCGCTGCGGCGCCGGTCCTGGCGCTGAGCACCTCCTGGCGCAACGCCGACCGGGTGCTCAGCGCCGCCAACCGCACGGCCCGGCCGCTCCGGGACGCCAGCCGGGTCCCCGTGGAGGAGCTCGTGTCCCGGCCGGGTGCGCCGACCGGCGACATCGAGGCCGCGCGCCTGGTCACCCACGAACACGAGGCCGAGCACGTCGCCGGCTGGATCCACGCCCGATGGCTCGACGCGTCCGGGGAACGCACCGGCACCTCCGCGGCGGTGTTGTGCCGCAACCGGGCCCAGTTCGACGGGATCGTCCACGCGCTCCGCCGGCGGGGACTGCCGGTCGAGGTGGTCGGCCTGGGCGGCCTGCTCAGCGCCCCCGAGGTGGCCGACCTCGTCGCGCTGTTGACGATCACCCAGGACCCGGGCCGGGGTGACCAGTTGATGCGGTTGCTCACCGGACCGGTCTGCCGGTTGGGCGCCGCCGACCTCGACGTGCTGTGGGCCTGGGCGCGGGCCCTGCACCGCCAGGCGGGAGCCCCCGAGTCCGACCCCGCGCTCCTCGCCGAGGCACTGCATACGCCTCCTGCCGAGACCTGGACGGCGCCGACCGGACAGTCGATCTCGGCCACGGCCCTCGCCCGGGTGACCGCGCTCGGGCGGGTGCTCGACCGGCTGCGCGGCCTCGTCGGGCTCCCCGTGCCGGACCTGCTCGTGGAAGCCGAACGGCTGCTGGGCCTGGACATCGAGGTCGCGGCCGACCCGGACCAACCGGCGTCCTGGGCGCGTGCCCAGCTGGACGCGCTGGTCGAGGTCTCCGCCGGGTTCGCCGCCTCCGCGCAGCGCCCCACCCTCGGCGGGTTCATCGACTGGCTGGAGGCCGCGCGGGACCGCGAGCGGGGGCTGGAGCCCGCCGAGGTCTCGGTGTCCTCCGAGGCCGTCCAGGTGCTGACCGTGCACGCGGCCAAGGGGCTGGAGTGGGACGTCGTCGCCGTGCCCGGGCTGGCCGAGGCGGTCTTCCCCTCGCACACCCAGCGGGCCCGGGTCGAGGACGGCGGGTGGGTGGTCCCCGAGCCCCGTGACCGGGGGTGGCTGACCGGGATCGGGTCCCTGCCCTACCCGCTGCGCGGTGACGCCGACGGGCTCCCGACGATGCCGTGGGACAGCCTGAGCGACACGACACACCTGCGCGACGCACTCGAGGACCACCGCGCTGCCGGGGGCAGGCACCAGCTCACCGAGGAACGCCGGCTCGCCTACGTGGCGTTCACCCGGGCCAGGAGCGAGATGCTCTT contains:
- a CDS encoding ATP-dependent DNA helicase yields the protein MSLSAHDIAAAVGSPPPTPQQTAVIEAPLEPTLVVAGAGSGKTETMAARVVWLVTNGLVRPEEVLGLTFTRKASIELAERIGTRLRAVRDAGLWRTEDDGEASALPTVSTYHAYAGRLVTEHGLRIGIEPESRLLSEAASWQLAGQVVRTYDGDMDEVPLAVSTVTEALLSVSGELAEHLVEPDQAQEFLSRLAERVAALPGKDHRKPLKVGAEMARDLRNMARVYPLVQEYRALKASLRSLDFADQMAAAARIARDLPAVGVLERQRFRAVLLDEFQDTSEAQMVLLESLYAGHPLPVTAVGDPNQSIYGWRGASATTLTRFPERFRAGGAAAPVLALSTSWRNADRVLSAANRTARPLRDASRVPVEELVSRPGAPTGDIEAARLVTHEHEAEHVAGWIHARWLDASGERTGTSAAVLCRNRAQFDGIVHALRRRGLPVEVVGLGGLLSAPEVADLVALLTITQDPGRGDQLMRLLTGPVCRLGAADLDVLWAWARALHRQAGAPESDPALLAEALHTPPAETWTAPTGQSISATALARVTALGRVLDRLRGLVGLPVPDLLVEAERLLGLDIEVAADPDQPASWARAQLDALVEVSAGFAASAQRPTLGGFIDWLEAARDRERGLEPAEVSVSSEAVQVLTVHAAKGLEWDVVAVPGLAEAVFPSHTQRARVEDGGWVVPEPRDRGWLTGIGSLPYPLRGDADGLPTMPWDSLSDTTHLRDALEDHRAAGGRHQLTEERRLAYVAFTRARSEMLLTAPVWSTGSTPRVTSRFLEELIADPAVPVRITRWDPMPDPADPGEAVNPLLEEETRAGWPVGPDARRTEARDLVRAVLDARTGAAPAGAPADGAAADGPPEEPADADRDHQIALLLAERARKRSGRDGWRPASPEHLSTSALVELSADPDGYWRRQRRPVPAPPAVAARTGTEFHSWVEQHFAAATLVDLADLQDLEEGTGSSSGSGVPDLARLRQNFLDSPWAARTPHAVEVAVETLVAGIPVRGRIDAVFVGEDGRHTIVDWKTGTQGDDAARRRRAVQLSAYRVAYSRLTGVPVDRIEAAFFFAANGVSETPDLLGEDQLEDLVGELLGGTPQARSADVSPS